From the genome of Cytophagales bacterium WSM2-2:
TGAATCCAGTTTTTTGGTTTCCGGAACAAAGAATCCGGGACGCAACAACTTTTGCCACTTGAAATTTTCACTTTCGTCAAGGTAGGGAAGCAAATCTTTTGTATACAGAATACCTTCTATAGAGTCAATCGTTTCACGAAAGACGGGGATACGTGAAAAGCCAGACTTATTTACCTGGTCCATCAACTCGATAAAATTCAATTCAGCGTCTACCGAGGATATATCCACGCGCGACTTCATCACTTGTCTCACCGTGAGCGTTCCGAAGTTTACAATCCCTTTGAGAATATCTTTTTCCTCCTCCGTTGTCTCATTGTTCTCAGTTGTGAGCTCAAGTGCCTGATTTAGCTCCTCCACAGTCGTGCTGTATCCTTTTTTCTCAACTCTTCTCTCCACGACTTTACTCATGCTTAGCAAGAGCCAGGAAACAGGCCTCCAAAAACTTTGCAATCCTTTCCAGACAGAACCCACTTTTCGGGCAAAGCTCAGGTTATGTTGTGTGGCGTAGACTTTGGGAACAATCTCACTAAAAAAAGTAAGGGCGAAGGTTACTGCAAAAGTCACGATACCTACAATGGTTTCGGCGGGCTTGCGCGTGCCCGTCATTTCCCACATCAAAAAGGTTGAGATGGTAACAACTGCTACGTTTACAAAATCATGACAAATCAATATCGTTGCCAAAAGTAATCGCGGCTTTTTCAGCAGGTCAACGATTTTCCTGTCAGCAGTGTCGTCTGAGGTACGGCATCGATCAAGGAAGTCTGATTTCAGCGAGAAGAATGCCACTTCTGAAGCAGAAATAAATGCTGATATCAATAACAGAACCACTATTCCGGCAAGACTGAAAACATAAAACCAGTTAGGCCCCGCGGCCAGCAGGTCAGATAGAAACTGACTGGGGGGTTCTTCTAGTAAAAGGATTGTTTCCAAGCATCAACTGATTCGTTGCACAAAAAATTAAAAGGGCAGATCGTCCGTGGCGTTGTCCTGAGGCTTGAAATCGTCTGTCGGAACTGAAGCCGTCTGCGTTGCTGGCCGTTCAAAGTTGCCACCGCCACCCGACTTGGAGCCAATCAAGGTCATATTGTCTCCAATCACTTCAGTAGTATAACGTGTTACTCCGTCTTTCTCCCAACTGCGGGTACGCATCTTACCTTCGATATAAACCTGGTCGCCTTTATGTAAATATTTTGACGCGGTCTCAGCTAATCCCCTCCACAGTACAACATTATGCCAATCCGTAATCTCTTTTCTTTCTCCGGTAGTCTTATCCTTGTACACTTCTGACGTAGCTAATGTAAAATTGACTACCATCGTACCGCTTTCCAGAGTCCTGGATTCGGGTTCCTTACCTAATCTTCCCAATAGAATCACCTTATTCACTCCTGACATATTGCTATTTGTTTTATTACGAGACTCAGCCAGCGAAATAGTTGTGCCGGATTGCAAATTTACCAAAAATCTCCTTTACGAATTTTCCTTAAGAAAGCGATCGATCAAAATCGGTTTGGGAAGCTTGAATACTTCTTTTCGATTGTAATTTTTTAGCTCCAGTCGTTTGGCAGCTGTCTGATCTGTTTTTGAAAATGATTTCCTTACGCTAATGAACTTCACCTTCAATTTTTGATGCGAAAGAATATGGGTAAGTATTTTACTTTCATCAATCATCGTAGAGGCGGATAAGAATTTGTCTTTTGCTATGAGTACGCTCGTCTTTTCGCTTCGGGCGCACTCAATAAGATAGAAATCATACAGTCCTCGCCAGATATCTTTTCCATTTCTTTGACGCATGAGGATTCCTTTTGGAGTGTGGATTACAAAATAGTAGAGATAGCGCGTCTTTACTTTGACTTTTTTCGACTTAACCGGAAGCAAAGCCTGCAAGTTTTTTTGATTGGCTTCACAGTTTTTTGAAAAAACGCACTCACCACACTTCGGGTTTTTTGGAAGACAATGCAACGCGCCAAACTCCATCACAGCCTGATTGAAAATATCCGGCTGCTTTTTGTCAATTAGTTCATTCGCCAGGGAGAAGAAATATTTTTTTCCTTCATCTGACGCGATGTCTTTGTCTACCCCAAACACTCGTGACAGCACTCGAAAAACATTTCCGTCAACAACAGCTACGCTTTCCTGAAAAGCAATGGAGGCAATAGCAGCAGCAGTGTATGGTCCAATACCGGGAAGTTTTTTCAGCTCTTCGAATGAAGAAGGAAATTGTCCATTATAGTTTTTGACAATTTCTTTCGCACAGCGATGAAGGTTTCTGGCCCGGGAATAGTAGCCTAATCCCTGCCACAGACGCAATACTTTTTGCTCAGGTGCCTTTGCCAAATGAACTACCGAGGGGAATGCCCTCACAAACGCTTCGTAGTAAGGCAAGCCCTGTGCTACGCGCGTTTGCTGAAGAATTATTTCACTAAGCCAGATCTTAAAGGGGTCGCGTGTGTTGCGCCAGGGCAGCTGACGGAAATTCGACCGGTACCAATCGATAATAGCCCGAAAAAAAAAACCTCTGATCATGTGTTCGGGCGTGAATCTCATAAAATCCGGTCAATCCACCGAACACATCTTCCATTCGAAGCCATCTATGTGATTATCAGTAAATTCATTTTGCGTTTGAACGTTCTGCGGTTAACTTTGCGGCCTTCTTAAAATTCTATGACCAAGGCAGACGTAATCAACCAGATCGCTGAAAAAACAGGCATCGACAAAGCTGACGTGTCAGCAAGTGTTGAAGCATTTTTCAATATTGTAAAGACCAACATGTCTAACGGCCACAACATTTATGTGCGTGGCTTCGGAAGTTTCATCAATAAAAAACGTAAAAAGAAAATTGCGCGAAATATTTCACGTAATACCGCTATTGTAATTGATGAGCATTTCGTCCCCAGCTTCAAACCCGCCAAGATTTTCGTCAACAAAATCAAGAACAGCGAGAAAGTAAAGCAACACGCTGAGAAATAGTTAGTCGTTATTCGTTAAAATTTGTTCGTTGCCCGGCCTTGCGAGGTATTACACGAATAACTAACAACGGATAACCAACAACGAAAATGCTAAAGACCAGAATCATATTAATTGCCGCCAGCATCGTAGTCGTTTGGCTGATTTTTCTTTTGCCCAAAGCAGTGGTCGAAAACGAAAGTCAGATGAAATCGGCTGACTCTGCGGTCACAAAAAAAGATTCCCATCTGCCAGCTGAACATTCCCAGGCTTCGCCAGCCCTTATTGCGCGTATCCGCAAAAGCAAGGCCGGCTTTCAAAATTCGTCTGATAAAAAAAATGCTATCTTTGCCGACTCTTTGCAAAATCTTTACACCCAGGCGGGTCAGTTTGACAGTGCTGCCTGGTATGGAGAGAGGGCAGCAACGTTCTTTAACACGACCGAAAGTTTTCTAAAAACCGGCAACAGCTTTTATGAGGCTTATACTTTTGCTATGGATGCTCCTAAGCAGAAGATATTGGCAGAAAAAGCCCGTGAATACCTTGGCAAGGTGACTGCTGTCAATCCAAAGAACTACGAGGCACGCATCAAAATTGCGATGACTTATTTAAGTTCTGGCGGCCCAATGCAGGGAATCCGTCAGTTACGGGAAGTAATTGCTGAGGATCCGAAAAATGAGCTTGCCTTGTTGAATATGGGGATGCTCTCCGTTCAGTCCGGGCAAAACGGCAAAGCGATTGAATGGCTCAAGCAGCTAGTGGAAGTCAACCCGAAACATCTCCAGGGGCAACTCCTGCTGGGTGTGGCTTACCTGAATGACGGACACAAAACCGAGGCTCGTGCTCAATTTGAAAAAGTAAAAAAAATGGATAATGATCCTGCTGTGCAAGCCACAGTGGAATCTTACCTGAGGGACTTGAAATAAATTATTGTTTAACCATCTGCCAGCTGGCGGACAAAATCAAAACACATTATGCCAAGTGGAAAAAAAAGGAAGAAGCACAAAATGGCTACACACAAGCGCAAGAAGCGTTTGAGAAAAAACAGACATAAGAAAAAATAAGCCTCTTCCGTAAGAAGAATTTAAAAACCTAAAACATTTCAGTTTTGAGTAATGAGCTAATCATAAGCGCAACTCAGAACGGATGTCGCATCGCCCTTCTTAAGGACAAACAACTTGCCGAGTTCCATGAAGAACAGGACGGCAGCAAGTTTGTAGTTGGTGATATTTACATGGGTACCGTTAAGAAAGTAGTACCCGGACTGAACGCGGCCTTTATCGATATCGGGTATGAGAAAGATGCCTTTCTGCATTACCTCGACCTGGGTCCAAAATTCAGTTCACTTCAAAAATTCACTAAACTCGTCCGTGCTAAGAAGATCACCGGGGGCAAACTGGATAAATTCCAAGTCGAGAGAGACATTGACAAGCATGGTAAAATAACCCAGCAGCTTTCAAAAGGTCAGCTCGTTCCGGTGCAGGTAGTTAAAGAACCGATTTCTACCAAAGGTCCGCGACTTTCGTGTGAGTTATCCATAGCCGGAAGATATCTGGTGTTGGTGCCCTTTTCATCCGGGGTAAGCATTTCAAAAAGGATTTCAAGCAGTGACGAGCGCAAGAGGTTGCAGCGTCTCATACAGTCCATCAAACCCGAGAACTTCGGGGTGATTATTCGCACCGTGGCGGAGGGGAAAGAGGTAGCTGAACTTGACAAAGACCTGCGCAACCTCGTTAAAACCTGGGAAGAAGGCATGACACGTATGGTCGCTGCCAACCCGCGCGATAAGGTAATTGGAGAACTGAATAAGGCTTCCTCATTGCTTCGCGATGTCCTTAACGAGTCGTTTGACAGCGTGTGGGTTGACGACAAAAAGATTTTCGATGAGGTAAAAAGCTACATTCATCAAATAGCCCCCGACAAAGAAAAGATTGTAAAACTCTACACCGGGAAGCTCAAACTCTTCGAACACTATGGAGTTGAGCGGCAGATCAAGGCAGCATTTGGACAAACTGTAAGCTTACGTGGCGGTGGTTATCTGATTATCGAGCATACCGAGGCGCTTCACGTGATCGATGTGAACAGTGGCAACAAGAGCAACCGCGAAGAAAACCAGGAGACTACTGCCATGTCAGTGAACATGGAGGCCGTTCGCGAAGTGGCTCGCCAGTTACGCTTGCGTGATATGGGTGGAATTGTTGTTGTGGATTTCATTGACATGAGAAATCCCGAGAACAAAAAGCTGATTTCTCAGAAGATGAAGGATGAAATGGAGAACGATCGTGCCAAACACACGGTACTTCCTCTTTCCAAATTCGGTCTGATGCAAATCACACGCGAGCGTGTTCGTCCACAGATGAATATCGTGACCCGTGAAGTATGCCCTACCTGCAATGGCACCGGCAAAATCAATGCATCAATTTTAGTGACTGATCAGATTGAGAGTAATATTCAACATTTGTTCGAAAAGCAAAACGAGAAAAAGCTCGTGCTTGCCTTACATCCGTTCCTGTATGCTTACTACACAAAAGGTTTCATTTCAAAGCGTGTAAAGATGTACTTCAAGTATAAACGCTGGGTGGAGATGATTAAGGACAGCTCACTTGGAATTACAGAATTCCATTTCCTGAATAAGGATGGTGAGGAGATTGATCTTGGTCAGAAAACCGAAGCAGTGGCCATCGAACCTGCGGCTTAGCATCAAAAGATTTATTTCAAGCCGCTCCGATTCATCGGGGCGGCTTTTTTATTTGCCGAGCGGTATATGAATTGTAAATGTGGTCCCTTTCTCCAATTCGCTTTGCACGGCAATTTCTCCACCGATGTGCTTGAGGTAATCATAGCAAAGCCCCAACCCTATTCCTGTACCCTTTTCACTACTGGTGCCTTCCGTACTCACTGTGGATTTTGCATGGAATAGTGTTTGGGCCACTTCTGCCGGCATTCCTTTTCCATTGTCTTTTATTCTTAGTGAAAAACTTTGTTCGTCTCGCCTTGCGTAAATCTCAACGCGTCCATTTTCATATGAAAATTTAATTGCGTTAGCGATCAGGTTTCGTAAAACAAGGCTGAGGATTTGCTCATCGGAATAGATCTCCATTTCGGGAACATCGCTGATCAACTCAATATTCTTGTGCTCAGCTATGTTCTTGAAAATCTTAAAGTGCTCTTCAACCAGTTTATGCAGATTGACTTTGGAGATGGAGACCTTCACTCCTTTCAACTGACTTGATGTCCACAAGAGAATGTTATCAACGAGCATTGAGGTGGTACTCAGATTTTCAGTGATATCGCGAGTTACGGATTTCATCTCCTGATCTGTGAATCCTCCCTTATGATAAATATTTAAAACGCCACGCAGTGAATTAAGAGGGCTTTTGAGGTCATGAGAGACAACCGATAACAGTTTTTCGCGGACTTGATTAGCCTTGGTTAGTTCAGTAGTACGTGCCTGCACCTTAGCCTCCAGTTCAATATTAACCATCTCCAGTTTTTTATAAGCCACGGCATAATGATTAGCCAGAAGATAAACCTGGAAGAGTAGAAAAATCAGTACGCCTAGCTCCACGAGAAACGGAAAAGAGATACTAATAAAAAGAACGCGGCTGTTCTGCAAAATCTCAAGTAGTATGAAGGGGAATGAAGCAAGGACTCCAAGCAAAATGATGGACGCATCTTTATTACCTGCTCTCCACGCTTTGGTAATGACTGCAACAGAATATGCAAAACCGGCGATGAGCAACAAATGACAAACATCCAATACCCGGGAATAAATCGCGTGAGGTGTAAATACCACCACCAGGCAGAGCAAGGTACTCATCGTAACAAAAAAAGGAATTGGCTTCCGATAAGCCTGCATCGGGAACAAGTAATAGGAGTAGAGAGGAAAAATCGCAGCCACTGCATAAACGACAAAATATTCCATCTTCTTCCAGAAATCCAGGGATATCGAAGGGTAAAGGTCAGGCAGGAGAAACGACCCACCGTGTGTCACCAACGCACGCAAGGCAACGATCAAACAGATCAGACCGAGATACAAATAGGGCTTTCCTTTTTGGTAAAGGAAAAAGAGAATGATCTGGTACACGAACATGGCAATGAGACTGCCAACAAAAAAATTCTCAACGCCTTTACGTGCGTTCACGCGCTGGAGGATAACCGAGGTTGGGCCTATATACGGAGCACTTACGATTCCTCCACGGCTATATGAATAGTTAATTACCTGAACCACGAGCTCAATCATCGTTGTGTCAGCAGGTACCGCAATCAGTAAGCTGCTAAATTTTGCACGGTATTTTGCGGGGTCCACATCGCACACGCCAAGCTCATCAACTAGCTTGCCGTTCAGCCAAACTTTGGCCGTTGAATTAATGATGGGGATCAGGATGGAATGACTAGGCATGGTTTCGTTTAGACGAATCTTCACACGATAGGTGCCGATACCAGTGTCAGGATGCCCTATGTCTATCCATGAACCCGGAACATGAAGCAACGTATCTCCCAATGATTTTTGAAAATCATCAGGGGTTAAAAGTCGGTTCCAAACAAATTCCCAATCGCCACTCAGAGGAAGAACCCCGGTGCTATTAATTTTTATCTCTTGAGAAAGAGCCGGAAAACATACTAAAACCAAAATAGCCAATTGACCTAGTCTGCCCACGGGGGAAAGTTAATCAAACACTTGCTATCGTTGAAGTGAAGGGATACATATCGTTTTAAGTTCTTACTCGCTCGTATATTTGCCATCCAAAAAACTTCGGTGACGTCACAGTCTTGCATCGGCTTTCTGGCATATATTCTGAGTTTCGGTTGTTTCGCACAATCCCAACCTCCGGTTATCTGCGATCGGGCATCTGGGATATTAAAAGTGATTCTGGAAAATCATGTGAGTCCCCCGAAACTTGATGAAGGTTTTTTATTTCAATTGAAATCAGGACTTCTGACAGAGCTTGATCCGTATGGATTGTATTTCACTGAAAGCGACTTGAAAAACGACTCCATTTCTATCTCCATTGTCAATCTTGAGGGCAAAGGTGAATGCCGGTTGGCATCGCTGCTAATGCCGTTCTTCAAAAAGAAGCTGATCGAAGCTGATCTATTCATCGCATCAACGTTGTCAACTCCATTATCTTTCATCAAAGACGACTCTGTTTCTACTCACTTGTTCAGAGAGCATCATTTCGCAAAAAATAAGGTAGAGCTAAGGCAAAAATGGAAGCAGTTAATCACGCTGGATGTGTTGATGAACATCCAAAGACTGACGCAACCCAATGCGACTTCAATCGATTCAAAAACATTGCTATCCTTCGAAAAAATTGCGAGGAATAAAGTGCTAGAAAGAAACCGTAAAAAAATTAAAAAGTTTCTCGAATCCGATAAGTTCACCACAATGGTGCAAGACGCATTTTTAAAATCGCTGGCACATGCATTCGATCCCCATACAGAGTATTTTTCTGAAACCGAAATGAAGCTTTTTCAATCAGGTCTCTCGACCACAGCACCTTCTTTTGGATTCGAACTTAAGAGAAACAATTGGGGAGAGGTTTCCATTCTCAGAGTGGTGCCCGGCAGTTCCGCCTGGAACAGCAACGAAGTACATAAAGGCGATATTCTCCTGCAGGTTCGCAATGCTAAGGGTGAGTTTTCTGACGTTGATGACTTCGATGTTGATCCGGACGAACTCATAAAATCCTGGGGTGAAGATCAAATTGAACTGAAGCTGAAAAAAGCAGATGGAAAAATTGCAACGGTAAAATTATTTAAAGGAAAAATTGAGTCAGTAGAAAACAGGGTTCAGGGTTTTGTTCTCGATGGCCAAAAGAAAATAGGTTATGTTTCACTCCCGAGTTTTTATAAAGAATGGAATAGTGAGAATTCAAATGAGGGCTGCTCAAATGACCTCGCCAAGGAAATAATCAAACTGAAAAAAGAAGGAATCGAAGGGTTGATCCTTGACTTGAGATTTAATGGCGGAGGATCGATCGAAGAAGCAATTGACGTAACCGGTATTTTTATCGATGGCGGTCCGGTGGCTGTTGTCAAAACAAAAGATCAGGCGCTGTTGACTTTAAAGGATTCTAACCGCGGCTCGGTTTATGACGGACCTTTAGTTGTGATGGTCAATGGTGCGAGCGCATCGGCTTCTGAATTTGTCGCGGCTGCCTTACAAGACTACAACCGTGCACTGATCGTAGGAACCTCAACCTATGGCAAAGGCACCGGGCAAATAGTACTTCCTGTAAATTCAAATAACAACGGGTTTATAAAAGTGACTATGGAAAAACTGTACCGGATCACAGGCCGGACCAATCAAAAACGTGGTGTAAAGCCTGACATTGCCATTCCTGATCTGACGGATGAATTCGTATCCAAAGAAATACAAAGCCCAAGCGCCCTTCTAGCAGACTCTGTTTCCAAGAAATTGTTTTACACCGCTCTGGCCGATATTGAAAAAGCACAACTAAAGCTTGCCAGTAACCGGAGAACTGTTCATGATCAGCGATTTTTGCGATTGGACTCAATGAGAAGATTCTATCGCAAAGCAATTCCTTTAAAGATCGAATCCTTTTCAAACTATTTTTCGATGTTGGATAGATTCACAAATAAAATGGAAATAGGACAAGCCGCAGCGAATTTCAAGGTGATACACAATCAATTTGACAATTCTGTATTGACGATCGATCCTTATCGAAAAAGCATTAGCGATGAATCCTCAGCGCAAATCAGGAATAGTGTGTTCATCGATGAAGCCTACCTGATTATTTCCGATTACGTTAACATGATTAAAAAATGAAAGCACTGATGTTTAAATTCTTCCCTGTCATTTTCCTTCTATCAATCTCTTATTCTGTAAACAGCCAGGACATCACCGATGCCCACGCTTACCTTTCATTTGTAGGCGATCAGTTTGAAGAGATCTCGAAAGACATGATGAGCTATACAAGTGCAGCTTCTCATGGCAAAAGTGCCAGGAAGGTGGAGAAGAAAAGGCAGGAGCTGATCCTCACTGTAAAGAACGCAGAAACTAACATGCGAAAACTAAAGCCCTTCAATGGTGACCATGC
Proteins encoded in this window:
- a CDS encoding integration host factor subunit beta; its protein translation is MTKADVINQIAEKTGIDKADVSASVEAFFNIVKTNMSNGHNIYVRGFGSFINKKRKKKIARNISRNTAIVIDEHFVPSFKPAKIFVNKIKNSEKVKQHAEK
- a CDS encoding sensor histidine kinase, with amino-acid sequence MGRLGQLAILVLVCFPALSQEIKINSTGVLPLSGDWEFVWNRLLTPDDFQKSLGDTLLHVPGSWIDIGHPDTGIGTYRVKIRLNETMPSHSILIPIINSTAKVWLNGKLVDELGVCDVDPAKYRAKFSSLLIAVPADTTMIELVVQVINYSYSRGGIVSAPYIGPTSVILQRVNARKGVENFFVGSLIAMFVYQIILFFLYQKGKPYLYLGLICLIVALRALVTHGGSFLLPDLYPSISLDFWKKMEYFVVYAVAAIFPLYSYYLFPMQAYRKPIPFFVTMSTLLCLVVVFTPHAIYSRVLDVCHLLLIAGFAYSVAVITKAWRAGNKDASIILLGVLASFPFILLEILQNSRVLFISISFPFLVELGVLIFLLFQVYLLANHYAVAYKKLEMVNIELEAKVQARTTELTKANQVREKLLSVVSHDLKSPLNSLRGVLNIYHKGGFTDQEMKSVTRDITENLSTTSMLVDNILLWTSSQLKGVKVSISKVNLHKLVEEHFKIFKNIAEHKNIELISDVPEMEIYSDEQILSLVLRNLIANAIKFSYENGRVEIYARRDEQSFSLRIKDNGKGMPAEVAQTLFHAKSTVSTEGTSSEKGTGIGLGLCYDYLKHIGGEIAVQSELEKGTTFTIHIPLGK
- the cafA gene encoding ribonuclease G, whose product is MSNELIISATQNGCRIALLKDKQLAEFHEEQDGSKFVVGDIYMGTVKKVVPGLNAAFIDIGYEKDAFLHYLDLGPKFSSLQKFTKLVRAKKITGGKLDKFQVERDIDKHGKITQQLSKGQLVPVQVVKEPISTKGPRLSCELSIAGRYLVLVPFSSGVSISKRISSSDERKRLQRLIQSIKPENFGVIIRTVAEGKEVAELDKDLRNLVKTWEEGMTRMVAANPRDKVIGELNKASSLLRDVLNESFDSVWVDDKKIFDEVKSYIHQIAPDKEKIVKLYTGKLKLFEHYGVERQIKAAFGQTVSLRGGGYLIIEHTEALHVIDVNSGNKSNREENQETTAMSVNMEAVREVARQLRLRDMGGIVVVDFIDMRNPENKKLISQKMKDEMENDRAKHTVLPLSKFGLMQITRERVRPQMNIVTREVCPTCNGTGKINASILVTDQIESNIQHLFEKQNEKKLVLALHPFLYAYYTKGFISKRVKMYFKYKRWVEMIKDSSLGITEFHFLNKDGEEIDLGQKTEAVAIEPAA
- a CDS encoding single-stranded DNA-binding protein, which encodes MVNLQSGTTISLAESRNKTNSNMSGVNKVILLGRLGKEPESRTLESGTMVVNFTLATSEVYKDKTTGERKEITDWHNVVLWRGLAETASKYLHKGDQVYIEGKMRTRSWEKDGVTRYTTEVIGDNMTLIGSKSGGGGNFERPATQTASVPTDDFKPQDNATDDLPF
- the mutY gene encoding A/G-specific adenine glycosylase, with the protein product MRFTPEHMIRGFFFRAIIDWYRSNFRQLPWRNTRDPFKIWLSEIILQQTRVAQGLPYYEAFVRAFPSVVHLAKAPEQKVLRLWQGLGYYSRARNLHRCAKEIVKNYNGQFPSSFEELKKLPGIGPYTAAAIASIAFQESVAVVDGNVFRVLSRVFGVDKDIASDEGKKYFFSLANELIDKKQPDIFNQAVMEFGALHCLPKNPKCGECVFSKNCEANQKNLQALLPVKSKKVKVKTRYLYYFVIHTPKGILMRQRNGKDIWRGLYDFYLIECARSEKTSVLIAKDKFLSASTMIDESKILTHILSHQKLKVKFISVRKSFSKTDQTAAKRLELKNYNRKEVFKLPKPILIDRFLKENS
- a CDS encoding tail-specific protease produces the protein MILENHVSPPKLDEGFLFQLKSGLLTELDPYGLYFTESDLKNDSISISIVNLEGKGECRLASLLMPFFKKKLIEADLFIASTLSTPLSFIKDDSVSTHLFREHHFAKNKVELRQKWKQLITLDVLMNIQRLTQPNATSIDSKTLLSFEKIARNKVLERNRKKIKKFLESDKFTTMVQDAFLKSLAHAFDPHTEYFSETEMKLFQSGLSTTAPSFGFELKRNNWGEVSILRVVPGSSAWNSNEVHKGDILLQVRNAKGEFSDVDDFDVDPDELIKSWGEDQIELKLKKADGKIATVKLFKGKIESVENRVQGFVLDGQKKIGYVSLPSFYKEWNSENSNEGCSNDLAKEIIKLKKEGIEGLILDLRFNGGGSIEEAIDVTGIFIDGGPVAVVKTKDQALLTLKDSNRGSVYDGPLVVMVNGASASASEFVAAALQDYNRALIVGTSTYGKGTGQIVLPVNSNNNGFIKVTMEKLYRITGRTNQKRGVKPDIAIPDLTDEFVSKEIQSPSALLADSVSKKLFYTALADIEKAQLKLASNRRTVHDQRFLRLDSMRRFYRKAIPLKIESFSNYFSMLDRFTNKMEIGQAAANFKVIHNQFDNSVLTIDPYRKSISDESSAQIRNSVFIDEAYLIISDYVNMIKK